One genomic segment of Pseudomonas fortuita includes these proteins:
- a CDS encoding phosphomannomutase/phosphoglucomutase → MYPPIQTRCFKAYDIRGQVPADLNDDVAYRIGRAIVAELGGRTYVVGRDMRLESPGLSLALMKGLTQGGVNVIDIGLCGTEEVYFATSHHQADGGIMITASHNPKGYNGMKLVREQSRPISGDTGLNDIRQRVEAGDLGQVAAIPGSVSEAFDKSAYIDHLLSYIDVSALNPLTVLADPGNGAVGPVLELLSAKLPLHMTIINGQPDGNFPNGIPNPLLPENRELTRQAVIDTNADMGIAFDGDFDRCFFFDSHGRFIEGYYVVGLLAEMLLAKHPGSKIIHDPRLTWNTIEQVQAAGGVAIQSKTGHAFIKERMRAEDAVYGGEMSAHHYFRDFAYCDSGNIPWLLVAALMSATGKTLAQLVDERIARFPCSGEINYEVADVKATIDKILAFYLPYEPTVDRTDGISVEFADWRFSLRGSNTEPLLRLNVESRGDEALVAERVAEIARLIQG, encoded by the coding sequence ATGTACCCACCTATCCAGACCCGTTGCTTCAAGGCCTATGACATTCGCGGCCAAGTGCCCGCTGACCTCAATGATGATGTGGCATATCGCATAGGCCGTGCCATCGTGGCCGAACTGGGTGGACGCACCTATGTAGTAGGGCGCGACATGCGTCTTGAAAGCCCGGGCCTGTCGTTAGCGCTCATGAAGGGGCTGACCCAGGGCGGGGTCAATGTGATCGACATCGGGCTGTGCGGTACTGAAGAAGTCTACTTCGCCACCAGCCATCATCAGGCCGACGGCGGCATCATGATCACTGCCAGCCATAACCCCAAGGGTTACAACGGCATGAAACTGGTGCGTGAACAATCCCGTCCCATCAGTGGCGACACCGGCTTGAACGATATCCGCCAGCGTGTCGAGGCGGGCGATCTTGGCCAGGTGGCAGCCATCCCGGGCAGCGTCAGTGAGGCTTTTGACAAAAGCGCCTATATCGACCACTTGCTCAGCTACATCGACGTGTCTGCCCTCAACCCTTTAACGGTACTGGCCGATCCGGGCAATGGCGCCGTCGGGCCAGTGCTTGAATTGCTCAGCGCTAAGTTGCCGCTGCACATGACCATTATCAATGGCCAGCCAGATGGGAATTTCCCCAATGGTATTCCCAACCCGCTTCTGCCAGAAAACCGTGAGCTTACCCGTCAGGCAGTAATTGATACCAACGCCGACATGGGGATTGCGTTTGATGGTGACTTTGATCGCTGCTTTTTCTTCGACAGCCACGGTCGTTTCATCGAAGGGTACTACGTGGTTGGCTTGCTCGCTGAAATGCTGCTGGCCAAGCATCCAGGCAGCAAGATCATTCACGATCCGCGGCTAACGTGGAACACCATCGAGCAGGTGCAAGCTGCCGGCGGTGTGGCGATCCAGAGCAAGACTGGGCATGCGTTCATCAAAGAACGCATGCGCGCAGAAGACGCCGTATACGGCGGGGAAATGAGCGCTCACCACTACTTCCGCGATTTTGCCTACTGCGACAGCGGCAATATCCCGTGGTTGCTTGTAGCGGCGTTGATGAGCGCCACCGGCAAGACATTGGCGCAACTGGTGGACGAGCGCATAGCCAGGTTCCCCTGCAGCGGCGAGATAAACTACGAGGTGGCTGACGTAAAGGCGACCATCGACAAAATCCTGGCGTTCTACCTGCCATATGAGCCCACCGTCGACCGCACTGACGGCATCAGCGTTGAGTTTGCCGACTGGCGTTTCAGCTTGCGCGGTTCCAACACCGAGCCGCTGCTGAGGCTTAACGTGGAGAGCCGTGGCGACGAGGCGCTGGTCGCTGAGCGTGTCGCAGAAATCGCCCGCCTGATTCAAGGATAA
- a CDS encoding ABC transporter permease: protein MFGMFRGVWDYRGFILTSIKNEFISRFARSKLGGLWMIIHPLAQVAIYALILSNVLGARLPGIDNKYAYALYLIAGILAWNLFSEIIQRCLSVFIDQGNLMKKMRFPRIALPVIVVGSCLLNNLLLFVAVMIVFAVLGHAPDAQMLWLMPLTLLVVALAVGIGLVLGVLNVFLRDIGQVVPIVMQVWFWFTPIVYSVNIVPDYLKGTLDVNPMYPIVTAYHNVLVYKQAPEVAQLGVVLAIAVGLMVAGLFLFRRASAEMVDSL from the coding sequence ATGTTTGGCATGTTTCGGGGCGTCTGGGATTACAGAGGCTTCATCCTCACGTCCATCAAGAACGAGTTCATTTCCCGGTTCGCACGCAGCAAGCTGGGTGGCTTGTGGATGATCATCCACCCCCTGGCCCAGGTTGCGATTTATGCGTTGATCCTGTCCAACGTATTGGGCGCGCGCCTGCCGGGCATCGATAACAAGTACGCCTACGCGTTGTACCTGATCGCCGGCATCCTGGCCTGGAACCTGTTCTCAGAAATTATCCAGCGCTGCCTTTCGGTGTTCATCGATCAGGGCAACCTGATGAAGAAGATGCGCTTCCCGCGCATCGCGCTCCCAGTGATCGTGGTGGGGTCGTGCTTACTCAATAATTTGCTGCTGTTTGTTGCAGTAATGATCGTGTTTGCCGTGCTAGGCCACGCCCCTGACGCACAGATGCTTTGGCTGATGCCCTTGACCCTGTTGGTGGTAGCACTGGCAGTTGGTATCGGCCTGGTGCTGGGTGTGCTGAACGTGTTCTTGCGGGATATCGGCCAGGTGGTACCTATCGTGATGCAGGTTTGGTTCTGGTTCACGCCCATTGTGTACTCGGTGAACATTGTGCCGGATTACCTGAAAGGCACTTTGGATGTTAACCCGATGTACCCCATCGTCACCGCCTATCACAATGTGCTGGTTTACAAGCAGGCGCCTGAAGTTGCCCAGCTCGGGGTGGTGCTCGCCATTGCCGTGGGTTTGATGGTGGCTGGCCTGTTCCTGTTCCGCCGTGCCTCTGCCGAAATGGTGGACTCCCTATGA
- a CDS encoding ABC transporter ATP-binding protein: protein MTLLAVNNVGKAYRSYRSEWQRIARWFYLPVKASSEHWVLRHISFNIQAGEAIGLVGQNGAGKSTLLKMITGTLQPTEGKVHVNGRIAAILELGMGFNGELTGRQNAYHAAGLMGFTTAQIDAVIDDIEAFAEIGEYFDQAVRTYSSGMQMRVAFAVATAFRPEILIIDEALSVGDSYFQHKSFGRIKEFQKAGTTLLIVSHDRGSIQALCNRAILLDGGTVIKDGPPEEVMDYYNAIIAQKENATVEVQTLSDGTRQTRSGSGKASIETVALHNAEGAPVEYVSVGEDVCLNIQVRVNAPLPELVVGYVIKDRLGQDVFGTNTHHLQCIRTNLAEGALLKYSFRFPANLGVGSYSVAIALHASDTHIADNYEWRDLALVFNVVNMSERTFVGLAWIPPTVECN from the coding sequence ATGACCCTGTTGGCCGTCAACAACGTAGGCAAGGCCTACCGCAGCTACCGTTCTGAATGGCAGCGCATCGCTCGCTGGTTCTACCTGCCGGTCAAGGCCAGTAGCGAGCATTGGGTGCTCAGGCACATCAGCTTCAACATTCAGGCCGGTGAAGCCATAGGCCTGGTGGGTCAGAACGGCGCTGGCAAATCGACCTTGTTGAAGATGATTACCGGCACCTTGCAGCCCACCGAAGGCAAGGTTCACGTCAATGGTCGCATCGCTGCCATCCTTGAACTGGGCATGGGCTTCAATGGTGAGCTGACCGGCCGGCAGAATGCCTATCATGCCGCCGGGTTGATGGGCTTCACCACCGCGCAGATCGACGCGGTAATTGATGATATCGAGGCATTTGCGGAAATCGGTGAGTATTTCGACCAGGCCGTGCGCACCTATTCCAGTGGCATGCAGATGCGGGTGGCATTCGCGGTGGCCACCGCCTTCCGCCCCGAGATCCTGATCATTGATGAAGCCTTGTCGGTAGGCGACAGCTACTTCCAGCACAAGAGCTTTGGCCGTATCAAGGAATTCCAGAAAGCCGGCACCACATTGCTGATCGTCTCCCACGACCGTGGTTCGATCCAGGCCCTCTGCAATCGCGCGATCCTGTTGGACGGCGGTACGGTGATCAAAGATGGCCCACCCGAGGAGGTGATGGACTATTACAACGCTATCATCGCCCAAAAGGAGAACGCCACCGTCGAGGTCCAGACCTTGTCCGATGGTACCCGGCAGACCCGATCTGGCAGCGGCAAGGCGAGCATCGAGACGGTAGCGCTGCATAATGCTGAAGGTGCGCCGGTCGAGTACGTCTCGGTGGGCGAAGATGTTTGCTTGAATATTCAAGTCAGGGTCAATGCGCCACTGCCCGAGTTGGTAGTGGGCTACGTGATCAAGGACCGCCTCGGCCAGGACGTGTTCGGCACCAATACCCATCACCTGCAATGCATTCGCACGAATTTGGCCGAAGGTGCATTGCTGAAGTACAGTTTCCGCTTTCCTGCAAACCTGGGCGTTGGCTCATATTCAGTGGCCATCGCGCTGCATGCGAGCGACACCCATATTGCCGATAACTATGAGTGGCGTGACCTGGCGTTGGTCTTCAACGTAGTGAACATGTCCGAACGAACCTTCGTAGGCCTGGCGTGGATCCCGCCGACCGTGGAGTGCAATTGA